In the genome of Chelmon rostratus isolate fCheRos1 chromosome 24, fCheRos1.pri, whole genome shotgun sequence, one region contains:
- the pnpla4 gene encoding patatin-like phospholipase domain-containing protein 4 has translation MTVLNLSFAASGFLGIYHLGAVEAFFRHGDKLLGSLRACAGASAGALVAAVMITAPDKLEHCKEFTYWFADSVRRQQFGAVTPGYNFMLILREGIEEILPSEAHRLATDRLHVSITHSKSGKNHIVSRFTSREELIKALLASSYVPVYAGLKPVEFRGQKWIDGGFTDSLPILPMGRTITVSPFAGVQDVCPVHRGRFNSQLRLANMNIMFSMENIKRLNQALFPPSTSSMQSLCEEGFRDAVRFLKRESWMS, from the exons aTGACAGTCTTGAACCTGTCCTTTGCTGCATCAGGTTTCTTGGGGATCTACCACCTGGGTGCTGTGGAGGCCTTTTTCCGCCATGGGGACAAGCTCCTGGGCTCCCTCAGGGCCTGTGCAGGGGCCTCAGCCGGGGCCCTGGTGGCTGCCGTAATGATCACGGCTCCTGACAAGTTAGAG cactgtaAAGAGTTCACCTACTGGTTTGCTGACAGCGTGAGGCGACAGCAGTTTGGAGCCGTCACACCGGGATACAACTTCATGCTCATACTACG GGAGGGGATAGAAGAGATTCTGCCCAGCGAGGCCCACCGTCTGGCCACCGACCGCCTCCACGTCTCAATAACACACTCCAAAAGTGGCAAGAACCACATCGTGTCCAGGTTTACCTCCAGGGAGGAGCTCATAAAG GCTCTGCTGGCCAGCAGCTATGTGCCTGTCTATGCTGGACTGAAACCAGTGGAATTCAGAGGACAG AAATGGATTGATGGAGGGTTCACTGACAGCCTGCCAATTCTGCCCATGGGACGAACCATCACCGTGTCTCCCTTCGCTGGAGTGCAGGATGTATGTCCTGTCCACAGGGGGCGCTTCAACAGTCAACTCAGACTGGCCAACATGAACATAATG TTCTCCATGGAGAACATCAAACGTCTGAACCAGGCTCTGTTCCCCCCATCCACCAGCAGCATGCAGTCTTTGTGTGAAGAAGGTTTCAGGGACGCTGTGAGGTTCCTGAAGAGAGAGTCCTGGATGAGCTGA